Proteins found in one Odontesthes bonariensis isolate fOdoBon6 chromosome 11, fOdoBon6.hap1, whole genome shotgun sequence genomic segment:
- the LOC142391877 gene encoding uncharacterized protein LOC142391877, giving the protein MMDLQTNTVVDIQLVQSNEVGGSCYMEKEGLTRSLALLESRDVKLDCIVTDRHPQVQKFLRERNITQYYDVWHFAKGISKKLEVLCKMKDCEKLNKWMKSINNHIYWTAANSTSGPERIAKWNAILNHVQDIHTHENPLYPKCEHAIRTTTDKKKWLQAATPAFYKLESLLTKKRTLKDVEKLSPHHQTSSLEAFHAVILRFAPKNVVFPFIGMLCRLYLAAMHFNENADRPQAETEEGVPLFKLSFPKSRKGECRAKPVKTKATFGYVSDMMDLIFDEVFFNPTPYNDALLAISVPENLSAQYERPDKEEVIASFVSRFKQGAV; this is encoded by the exons ATGATGGATCTCCAAACTAACACCGTTGTGGACATTCAGTTGGTCCAG AGCAACGAGGTTGGTGGTAGCTGCTATATGGAGAAAGAGGGCCTGACGAGGAGTCTGGCCTTGCTCGAGTCGCGTGACGTCAAACTGGATTGCATTGTCACCGATCGTCATCCTCAAGTTCAAAAGTTCCTCAGGGAGAGAAACATCACCCAGTACTACGATGTGTGGCACTTCGCAAAAG GAATTTCAAAGAAACTGGAAGTCCTATGTAAGATGAAAGACTGTGAGAAACTGAACAAGTGGATGAAAAGCATCAACAACCACATATACTGGACTGCAGCTAATTCAACCTCAGGGCCAGAGAGAATTGCCAAGTGGAACGCGATCCTCAACCATGTGCAAGATATCCACACGCATGAGAATCCTCTTTACCCCAAGTGTGAGCATGCAATCCGCACAACAACGGACAAAAAGAAATGGCTCCAAGCAG CAACTCCAGCTTTCTACAAGTTGGAGTCTCTGCtgacaaagaaaagaacgctGAAGGATGTGGAAAAACTGAGCCCCCACCACCAAACGTCATCTTTGGAGGCTTTCCATGCAGTCATCCTTCGTTTTGCTCCAAAAAATGTAGTGTTTCCCTTTATTGGAATGCTGTGCAG ACTCTACCTGGCTGCTATGCATTTCAATGAAAATGCGGATCGACCACAGGCCGAAACGGAGGAAGGTGTACCCCTCTTTAAACTCTCCTTTCCAAAGTCTCGGAAGGGAGAGTGCAGAGCTAAACCAGTAAAGACGAAGGCGACCTTTG GTTATGTTTCTGACATGATGGACCTAATCTTCGATGAAGTCTTTTTTAACCCGACACCATACAACGATGCGCTGTTGGCCATCTCTGTCCCAGAAAACTTATCAGCGCAGTATGAGAGGCCGGACAAGGAGGAGGTCATTGCCAGCTTTGTTTCAAGGTTCAAACAGGGGGCCGTTTAA